The following proteins come from a genomic window of Nanoarchaeota archaeon:
- the rnhB gene encoding ribonuclease HII has translation MTLILGIDEAGRGPVLGPMIVAGVVIDEKDNAVLKRAGVKDSKLLSPAQRERIAIEIKKTAKSIETVIISAKQIDELMQIMSLNEIELNAMVRIINKLQADSVLLDLPSNGPGFMLGLRAKIEKKDKKIVAEHKADSKYLSVGAASIIAKTTRDGIIAEIQKKYEKYGDIGSGYPADERTTNFLKNYMKSEGKLPDEVRTAWATTKEILKKDKQSKLFKSSISSQN, from the coding sequence ATGACATTGATTCTTGGAATCGACGAAGCCGGCCGCGGCCCGGTTCTAGGCCCAATGATTGTTGCAGGCGTTGTAATTGATGAAAAAGATAATGCCGTGCTGAAACGCGCAGGAGTCAAAGACTCAAAACTTCTCAGCCCCGCCCAGCGCGAAAGAATCGCAATCGAAATAAAAAAGACTGCAAAAAGCATAGAAACAGTCATAATTTCAGCAAAACAGATTGATGAACTCATGCAAATCATGAGCCTAAATGAAATTGAACTCAACGCGATGGTCCGGATAATAAACAAACTGCAAGCAGATTCTGTGCTTCTTGACCTTCCAAGCAACGGCCCGGGATTCATGCTAGGGCTTCGCGCAAAGATAGAAAAAAAAGACAAAAAGATAGTTGCAGAGCACAAAGCAGATTCGAAATACCTCTCTGTCGGGGCTGCTTCAATTATCGCGAAAACCACGCGCGATGGAATAATTGCAGAAATACAGAAAAAATACGAAAAATACGGCGACATCGGCTCGGGGTATCCGGCTGATGAGCGAACAACAAATTTTCTGAAAAATTACATGAAATCAGAAGGAAAGCTGCCGGATGAAGTGCGCACTGCATGGGCGACAACAAAGGAGATTTTGAAAAAAGACAAACAGAGTAAATTATTTAAAAGCAGCATATCAAGTCAGAACTGA